A window of Acropora muricata isolate sample 2 chromosome 6, ASM3666990v1, whole genome shotgun sequence genomic DNA:
TAAAGTGGATTCTGACCTGGTGTGCAAAAAGTGTCTGTACGCTGCAGATCTGGGCTAGGTAACATTGTTACATAAGTTAGAGTTGAATTTGACCAGTTCTGCTGAGGTAACCCCCATATTATTTCCACATGGGCAACTTCTTGGTTGTGTGCTTTGAGtattcaaaattaatattcagTGCAGTGCAGGTAACACAAGTGATCAactacaaagaaaaaatgtctgTGTTTTGATCAAAAATGAATTATTGATTTAAAGTCATAAACTCAAGAACATGATATGGTTACCATTTCAGCCATTTAGTCAcacatttgttttctttaacgGATTTGTATATAACTTCTGTTCAAGTCACATGATGGATAGGTTTTCATGTGTTAGGATTCTAGGTGATTGTGTATCATATACATGGCAATTGAACAAAGTTTCATGGCTGAGTTTTCAGGATTTGACAGCCATGGTAGTGGTCTGCCAAGAGTTAGGAAGCTCCTGGATGTCGTTAGGCACCCAACCTCAACATTACAACTTAGTTGTTAACCATtctaattaaaaataaactccTTTTCCTCTACCTTGCAGAGTGTGATGCTGCCTTGGgatttgagaattttgaaaTACATGACTCAAAACTAACAACACAGACCAATTCTATACGCATTGTCCTTGACAGCGGCAAGGACATGGATATACATGCAGGATGCGGGCGTCTCAACCTGCCCTACTGTGCCATTTGTGGGTCAAGTAAAATTGGCCAGTACTTTCAAGTGGACTTAAGGCAGGATTACACAATTATTGGTGTGGCAACGCAAGGATTTGAAGCCTTGATCCATTACTTTGTTAGGAGTTACAATTTGACTCACAGCAGAGATGGACAGATTTGGAGCCTCTTTCCGGTAAGTATTAATTTGACTTTTCTGAAGTCAAAGGTAATAATGATAgcaatgataatattaatagtaattcTTATATTGATaagaataacaacaaaaattataattattgccctcaaaacaaagtttcaaatATTTGAGATGATATACGTACATACATGACTGACGAGATTAGGAAGAATCAATCTTGACTGTCCAAACAATACTGCTACCATGCTATGCATTTGGTTACTTGGTTCCATGCCATGAAATCTGGGTAATCCTCTCTTCAGCCTCACCAAATATGTTGTTCATCTGTCCTTCATttaataaatttctagtttctaaagaaactgtggtgctgcgttggtgggagagatcaaaacaaaaatttggttttatcaaacgagttgataaaggttgaattaccaccttgaaagatttggaaagctgtcgtttcgagcgttagcccttcgtcagagcgaatgtccTTCATTCAAATGTCCTTCATTCAGATCATCTAAAGGAGGAATAGATGTATTGAAAACTATTACTGATTAtaaaataatgatgacaattatCTTATTTACAGTGTATGGTGAATAACCATAAACACTCCAGGGTATAAATTTAATTATTAGAAATCTCAGGAAGTGAAAACAGTTTGTTACAATTACAAAGATGACATACATTCCAGCTCTCCCAGATAATGTAGGAGTCTTCCGGATACAGAACGAATCTCTTGGTCTCCCGTATGGGTAaccaaatctcccggataaaagcgactttgaacctttgcaccactgtaAGGTAACGTCCTGTCTGCAAATGTGCACGCAAAACAATTTCGGTTTTTTTAAACTCACCTTGCCGTTTCTTCAGGAATTTTTTTAGGGTAAGCAATCTTTTAACCACAAAGCCACatgttgaaggaaactaaagaaatgctttcttcgttttcatgACCATATAACAGACTGTCTGACTGGATCTTCgttaaccaataaattaaaaatcaatttgtctTCAGAGTACTTTGCTGAACTTGAGAAACCTTCCTAATTCTCTGAGCCAACATCGAAAAATCTTTGGAAGACTTCAGTTCAACATTGGGTCAACTTAGGAAGTCCTCGGAAGACTTCGGAAATCTTCTTCCATTTTCCCCCTGTAAGGTTAAGGTGAACATTGGAAGCTCAAGTCGATTTGGGGGcatggaggtcgatttgatgGGGAGGAGGTCTCATCTCCTTCTTCTTGCTGGGGGAAGGGGTGGGGTAGTTCATTACTGGGGTGTTCtgaaagaaaaatctccagattttagatctccagaggtCAGCTTCTCTGAGATGATGCAGAGTGACTTTTCTCTTTAATTTCCAGTTTCTTAGTAATTTATTTATCCACCTTATTAGGAAGCTGTCGTGTGTATTTTCTAGTTGCAGCTTGTGAGCTAGTTACTTTTATATATAACCTCAAGGCTGTGCCCCAGAGGCAACTAACATTTTGGCTTTGGGCCACTGAAAAGAAATTGCATGTACTGGGAACTTTTGCACTATAATTTGGATCAGTTaataaagaaagcaaaatatGAGGAATTCTGCTGTTATTAATTTGTTATGTTATCAAAGCATGGGTAAAAATGTGTTTCAGACAGACAGTGGTCAGTAATGCTTTACCCTTGTATGCTCAAATTGCAAGTTTTGTTTCGTATGATTTAACCTTCTGCAACCAAAGGCATGAATGTTCTGAAagtaataacctcttactaaccgagcgtgagggccgtactggggaatattggcccgaggtcgtggcagtatggaccgagcgcagcgaggtccatACGGAAACggccgagggccaatattccccggtacggctcgagcaagctaggttagtaagtagtttattacaTGGCACTCTGTTTGTTATAGTGAAATGCACTTCctgtggcttgcacttaaaaatgttcgtcttctccaTCTATCTTtcaaatttcggaaaaatttcaatctttctagcttcttctgatagtttccatgtgaagaatgacattattcacactttttttttcgcggTTTTGgtagcaaattttgaatttgttggCCTCGCTCCGAAACAAAAATAcgcggattggaccgtttccatggaaacggtccgtactgcaaaatcctgaccgagaaagaaccaatcagagcacagggatttgcctaagactgggtttgccatataataataattattattacatttgccatttttgaaaatattatctctatttttcatttgaatgttttttcaaaatcatttATATTAATGCTTCAAATGTTTTCCACAGCAGAGTGTGTGTGAACTGTTACATTGTATTTTTATGAAAGTGTTGGTGCATGCAAATTTATGGTGTTTTCTTGTTAGTCAATTTTTCTGCATGGAGTTATGTCACTGTTACTTTGATTTCCAAGGGGGTAGATCTTGAAAATTTTTATTAAAGTGGCTAAATTGCTAAATAACTGCTAATGAGTATTTACATAATTTACGGGAATAGTGCAGTTCTCTTAAGTAATACActttttgctgttcatttatgcaaaatatacaatcatttacgtcaacagttgaaactataacgcaaatatactttcattagcactaacttcattaacgtgaacgaactttcaataatgctatttgcatatgtattaacatttaATTGCATTAATGGGAAAACAATTAcacctttggacaatcaaagacaatattattttttcaatctCGTGCAATGGTcagtcattaacaccaatagaaaatctattgcatactttgacaatcaacagcgtatttgagacataatgcaatttgcatagagacgcacaatcaattgcaccttcataaaatcgtttattcgaaatggtcaatcattaacgtgaactgacaaacgtttttatctttctaataaacaataataGGACATTAGTGTCATTCATCCTAgttacaaatctgaaaatactgaacaaaaatacaagaatatgtacattatcatttaaattttatgTTAATATTTTTGGCACAATCTTTTGCTGAAAcagatataaaatgaagaacattttGTACAGTGCTGAGTATGCAGTACTGTACACTATTCATGTAGACGCATTGGAGACAAAAAGAACCGTGAAAATCATGCAACCAAGAAACAGAATCGTACTTGAACAGCGACAAAGAATTATTCAAGCCTTCAAAGATGTTAGTGAAGAGTATTTGACGGTTGCCGCTACAATCGGAGTGAACCCATCTACGGCAAGAAGTATTGTTGCACGGTACTTGCGAGAGGGAAGGATCACGGAGAGACCACGAGGAGGAGCAAATCATGTCCGAGTAGATGATGAAATGAGGAATTGCCTAAATGACATTAAAAGCGAAAATTGCCTGCTAACACTAGCACAGATAAATCAAGAGTTGAGGCAGCGTCTTCCACGAAAACCGACAATCCATGACCGCACAGTAGCAAGAACACTTGAAGGTATGTTGTATCGTGTAAAATTGGCGAGGCCACTCCTAGCTGATCGGAACCTCCCTGATGTCCTGCAAAAAAGAGTCGACTATGCCAACTGGTTCATGCGCCATGCTGTAGTGAATCATAGTATATTTGTAGACGAGTGTGGATATAATATATGGACAGCAAGAAGTCACGGACGAGCAAGATTGGGAAAGAGGGCATATCGACAAGTATGTGGTCAGCGAGGGAGAAATGTTACCGTAGCACTGGCAATTTCACCTACCAATGGGCTCGTTTTTCACTCAGCATTTCTCGGAGGAATGACTGGACAAAGATATAATTAATGATTTTCTGACACAGGCAAGGCTAAATCTCAACCCAAATGaacatgtgattttcatttatgaCGGTGCTCCAGCCCACAACAATCCTGCTATTCCTGGTCCAAATTCTGAGCTTAAAAAGCTGTCACTATACAGCCCATTTCTTAACATCGTTGAGCAAGTCATAAGTGCCTTAAACGCAGCCATAAAAGCGGACATAGGTCGTCCAGAGCAGCAAGAAtagatgaacaacagagaagagGCAATTTCCGCACTTATAGTTACTATTTCACACCCTGCAGAGAAACATTAGCACTATCCCAGCTGCTAAATGTGGTCAGTGGTACATACTTATGCAAACGTACATTCCTAGATGTTTAAataatgaagaaattgaaggataattaaaaaacatttttgaacgttctttttccttagttgattgttattagttcacacttgtttgtcagttcacattaatgattgaccatttcgaaaatACGATTgcatgaaggtgcaattgattgtgcgtctctatgcaaattgcattattgtatgtctcaaatacgccattgtcaaagtatgcaatacattttctattggtgttattGATTGAACATTACGCGAGAtcgaaagtatatttgttgtctttgattctccgaaggtgcaattgtttttccgttgatgcaattgaatgttaatacatatgcaaatagcgttattgaaagttcgttcacgttaatgaagtttatggaagtgctaatgaatgtatatttgcgttatagtttcaactgttgacgtaaatgattgtatattttgcgtaaatgaacagcaaaaggtgtaatatcTTCATATCCTTCAATTTATCAACATGGCAAACATTACAAATCCACATGGGAAGGAAATTTTAAAATCCTGTGGTTTTGGTAAGATTCTACAATGATATTAGTGTGAAGATATTCAGGGAGTAATTCTTGGTGAATCTTTTAAAACCACATTCCATCAAATAGCTGCTTATTTTTGGAAAATGTCATTAAACTACATAGTTAATCATTAATTGGGTGAAAAATGGctgattaattaattaattattgtttggGCGACCAACTTCGGGGCACCCTAGTTGCTTTGGAGTCCAACGGGCTCCTTCATTTTTTTGATAGAGCCTTGAACCCTTCAGCTTAAATGAAGGTATGATTGGTAGTTTATAAGGTTTAAAAATTGAAGTGTGAACTTTAAGTACATAACTTTTATAAATGATGGCAATTTGATGGGATTACCCTGCGGTTTGTTTGCAGTTTTATTGGAACTTTTTAGTAAGAGAGCTCTGTAGTGGAACTTTACTTTTCTTATTAGTCTGTAGATTTATTCAAGCATTGTTGCTCCACTGAGGCTACAAATACAACTATTCAATCCTGACAAGTGAAAATCAGTTTGTTGGAACTTGAGTGTCACTTTTTAATAAGAGATTTCTGCAgtgcaacttttcttttctaaagtCTCTGAGATTTATATTCAAGTGCTGTTGCTCTACACATTGAGAAGAGTACAAATGAAATTATTAAATCATGACAAATGAAATCAGATCTTGGTTTTGATGAGAGGGTAAATACTGAACACCCTGTGTCAAACATCTCTTTtaaagcagagtagagaaccaacaaactcaatccacatatttTAATAGCACTGAAGGCAGAATTGAACCCTGGCTTCATGGGTGGAACCAGTGTGCCAACCCTACaacattaaaatttaattaagcTACTCTTGATGTACAAAAGGATCAGCGAGGTGGAAGTTCAATCACACATACAGGAAAAACATGGCTTAAATTAAGTGTTCTTCGCATTACAGGAGGTCATGAAAGGAAATGATGATGGAAGATCAGTGGTGAGGCATACCTTCAGTTCACCAATGTGTGCAAGATACGTCCGTCTCTATCCTACAGCATACAGTCATGGTGGATTCTGTGTTAGAATGGAGCTGTATGGCTGCTCAAACTGTAATTTAATCAAATAAACTTTTCCTTGTCgtttttttatcaaatgagAAATAAATCACCTGACAAGCTGCCGGTTTTGTGGGTGCTTAATGAGTGAGACAACTCACTGCTCACCTTTTATGAGAGCATTGTctatacaagaaaaaaaaagagagcagtGAGTATATTTAATTAACTTGAACACACTACTGAAGCCCGTGCACATTATTTGGTTCTGTACATTTCACAACTGTTTAATTTTATCTTAGTTTACTACCTTTAACTTTTTGCAGGCTCTTCTCTTCTGAGCACAACACCTTTACCTACAACTCTGCAGCATGGTGCAAATGATACAACACCTGAAAATCTTCCACCAAACACTAGAACAACAGCTGAATCAAGCACAGAAATGCCATTGATTAGTCATTCAGCTACAGGTAAATATAACTAACTATATGAACATCAGTAACTTTTGAAGTTTTCATGCTTCTCCCTGTAATTTTCAAAAGATGTCATTTTAAGACATGAAACCTTTATTgctaattttcaaatttattgctATGAGCACTGCCAGATCTTCTTACAGATTTTATGCCTTGAGTGAATGCTATACGTGAAAAAAAAGCTAacgataatattattatttccatAAACACATAACTGGTGGCCATACCCattatttgtacttttcatttcattgttaataactcttttttttttatgttttctaCCTTTTTGTAGCCTCTTCTGCTATGAGCACAATACTTGCACCTACAACTCAGCATGGTGCAAATAATACAACACCTGAAAATCTTCCACCAACGACTAGAACAACAGCTGCACCAAGCACAGAAAAGCCAATAggtaattaattattcattaaaCCAGAGATAAATATAGCTATATGAGCATCAGCAACTTTTGAGGGGCCGTACCTCTCCCTGTATTTTTCAATAGATGCTATTTTAAGGCATGAAACATTTtagaattttattatttttgttatttcaaatttattgcTACATAGTTGAGCACTGGCAGATCTAAAAACTGATTTTATGCCTCAGAAGATCTGGTTAAAACCATCGACCAGCCGTATGACAGGATTGCTTACATATGCTTATGAATGTCCTTTTTACTAgctgcttttgttgttttgccctCCACAATTCACCGTTAATTTGGCGTAAATTATGTGGAATTCTCTTTGTTACTTTTGTAAAAGAACAGTATGGAGGAGGTCATAGGAGCAGAATGCGTCTAATTTGTTAGGTAATCCACCATttcaataatactaataattgaCATCATAATCCTGCCTTTACATGATG
This region includes:
- the LOC136919736 gene encoding discoidin, CUB and LCCL domain-containing protein 2-like isoform X1, with amino-acid sequence MSPICLCALFSLCLSLSVQSGSGLNISTKCDAALGFENFEIHDSKLTTQTNSIRIVLDSGKDMDIHAGCGRLNLPYCAICGSSKIGQYFQVDLRQDYTIIGVATQGFEALIHYFVRSYNLTHSRDGQIWSLFPEVMKGNDDGRSVVRHTFSSPMCARYVRLYPTAYSHGGFCVRMELYGCSNCSSLLSTTPLPTTLQHGANDTTPENLPPNTRTTAESSTEMPLISHSATASSAMSTILAPTTQHGANNTTPENLPPTTRTTAAPSTEKPIDQPVGSSEVLITTQGGEKALPTESETLNITTPMGRDNSSEGSSKTLIIAPVVVALALVIIIICSLVAWRRRRRRKRTYHCNPRKEMQSKEAGKIIETTERNGIARGSNPEVTVSAV
- the LOC136919736 gene encoding discoidin, CUB and LCCL domain-containing protein 2-like isoform X2; translated protein: MDIHAGCGRLNLPYCAICGSSKIGQYFQVDLRQDYTIIGVATQGFEALIHYFVRSYNLTHSRDGQIWSLFPEVMKGNDDGRSVVRHTFSSPMCARYVRLYPTAYSHGGFCVRMELYGCSNCSSLLSTTPLPTTLQHGANDTTPENLPPNTRTTAESSTEMPLISHSATASSAMSTILAPTTQHGANNTTPENLPPTTRTTAAPSTEKPIDQPVGSSEVLITTQGGEKALPTESETLNITTPMGRDNSSEGSSKTLIIAPVVVALALVIIIICSLVAWRRRRRRKRTYHCNPRKEMQSKEAGKIIETTERNGIARGSNPEVTVSAV